One Rhizobium sp. 9140 genomic region harbors:
- a CDS encoding gamma-glutamylcyclotransferase: MTRNATALKLTPELVAKTLRVVEDQGPEPNRTPISPAQLDALVSRIEAEADGDIWVFAYGSLMWNPGFAVSASEPALAYGWHRAFSLRIERLRATSAAPGLMLALRQGGSCAGRILKLPSETQRADLRTLLAREIRYAEVSDMVRWVTVRTSSGTRRVLTFWASARQCPLTESIRLEEAAVLIAQACGPAGSCAEYLHRTVCDLAKRNILDRNLWRLQEMVAARLTALPA; this comes from the coding sequence ATGACCCGCAACGCCACAGCCCTGAAGCTTACCCCGGAGCTCGTCGCAAAGACGTTGCGGGTGGTCGAGGATCAGGGACCGGAGCCGAACCGGACGCCTATCTCGCCGGCGCAACTGGACGCCCTCGTTTCCCGCATCGAGGCGGAAGCGGACGGTGACATCTGGGTCTTCGCCTATGGCTCCCTGATGTGGAACCCGGGCTTTGCGGTCTCGGCCAGCGAGCCTGCCTTAGCTTACGGATGGCACCGGGCCTTCTCGTTGCGTATCGAGCGCCTGCGGGCGACGTCGGCGGCACCGGGCCTGATGCTCGCGTTAAGACAGGGCGGAAGCTGCGCCGGCCGCATTCTGAAGCTGCCGTCCGAGACGCAGCGGGCAGATCTCCGCACGCTTCTCGCTCGCGAAATTCGCTATGCCGAAGTCTCCGACATGGTGCGCTGGGTCACCGTCAGAACGTCTTCCGGCACGCGCAGGGTTCTCACCTTCTGGGCCAGTGCGCGGCAGTGTCCCCTGACGGAAAGCATCCGCCTCGAAGAAGCCGCCGTGCTCATCGCCCAGGCCTGCGGCCCCGCCGGATCCTGTGCGGAATACCTGCACCGCACTGTCTGCGATCTTGCAAAACGCAACATTCTCGACCGCAATCTCTGGCGCCTTCAGGAAATGGTTGCCGCAAGGCTGACCGCTCTTCCGGCGTGA
- a CDS encoding amino acid ABC transporter permease/ATP-binding protein yields the protein MNWFDNISRSFFDWNAMAEVLPAMITVGLKNTLILAFASTVFGVVIGMILAIMGISRSAWLRIPARLYTDIFRGLPAIVTILLIGQGFARIGRDLFGPSPYPLGILALSLIAGAYIGEIFRSGIQSVDRGQMEASRALSMSYSQGMRIIVVPQGVRRVLPALVNQFIGNVKDSSLVYFLGLLASEREIFRVGQDQAVVTGNLSPLLLAGVFYLVITVPLTHVVNTIDTRLRIGKQKTITVTSGLEEVSELDRAQQTKDTSAAFKGGSLEVRDLTMAYGELDVLKGVDLTVKPGSVTCIIGPSGSGKSTLLRCLNRLVEPKGGTLLLDGDSILAMKPEKLRRRVGMVFQHFNLFPDHTALDNVMLSLTKIKHMPRDQAERIAMARLADVGLASRQHHRPGGLSGGQQQRVAIARALAMEPEVILFDEVTSALDPELVKGVLNLMADLGGRGMTMVVVTHEMGFARRVADQVVFMDEGRVVEAGTPAQIFDDPQSPRLRRFLAEVL from the coding sequence ATGAACTGGTTCGATAATATCAGCCGGAGCTTCTTCGACTGGAACGCGATGGCCGAAGTTCTGCCGGCGATGATCACGGTCGGGCTCAAGAATACCCTCATTCTCGCCTTCGCCTCCACGGTTTTCGGCGTCGTCATCGGCATGATCCTCGCCATCATGGGCATATCCCGCTCTGCATGGCTGCGCATTCCCGCCCGGCTCTACACCGATATCTTCCGGGGACTTCCCGCCATCGTCACCATCCTGCTGATCGGCCAGGGTTTTGCACGGATCGGGCGGGACCTCTTCGGCCCCTCGCCCTATCCGCTCGGCATTCTCGCGCTCAGCCTCATCGCCGGCGCCTATATCGGCGAGATCTTCCGCTCGGGCATCCAGAGCGTGGATCGCGGGCAGATGGAAGCGTCGCGGGCGCTCAGCATGAGCTATTCCCAAGGCATGCGGATCATCGTCGTGCCGCAGGGCGTGCGCCGGGTGCTGCCGGCACTGGTCAACCAGTTCATCGGCAATGTGAAGGATTCGAGCCTCGTCTACTTCCTCGGCCTTCTCGCCTCCGAGCGCGAAATCTTCCGCGTGGGGCAGGATCAGGCCGTGGTCACGGGCAACCTTTCTCCGCTGCTTCTGGCCGGCGTCTTCTATCTGGTCATCACCGTGCCTCTGACGCATGTGGTCAACACCATCGACACGCGCCTGCGGATCGGCAAGCAGAAGACGATCACCGTCACGAGCGGCCTGGAGGAAGTCTCCGAACTCGACCGCGCGCAACAGACCAAGGACACCAGCGCCGCCTTCAAGGGCGGCAGCCTCGAGGTGCGCGACCTGACCATGGCCTATGGCGAGCTCGACGTGCTGAAGGGCGTCGATCTCACCGTCAAGCCGGGCAGCGTGACCTGCATCATCGGCCCGTCCGGCTCCGGCAAGTCGACGCTGCTGCGTTGCCTCAACCGCCTTGTCGAGCCGAAAGGCGGAACGCTGCTTCTGGATGGCGACAGCATTCTCGCGATGAAGCCGGAAAAGCTGCGCCGGCGCGTCGGCATGGTGTTCCAGCACTTCAACCTCTTTCCAGATCACACCGCGCTCGACAACGTCATGCTGTCGCTCACGAAGATCAAGCACATGCCGCGCGATCAGGCCGAGCGGATCGCCATGGCCCGGCTTGCCGATGTCGGCCTTGCCAGCCGCCAGCATCACCGCCCCGGCGGACTGTCCGGCGGCCAGCAGCAGCGCGTCGCCATCGCCCGGGCGCTGGCCATGGAGCCGGAGGTGATCCTGTTCGATGAGGTCACGAGCGCGCTGGATCCCGAACTGGTCAAGGGCGTCCTGAACCTGATGGCAGACCTCGGGGGACGCGGCATGACCATGGTCGTCGTCACCCACGAAATGGGCTTTGCCCGGCGGGTGGCCGATCAGGTCGTGTTCATGGACGAGGGCCGGGTGGTGGAAGCCGGCACGCCGGCGCAGATCTTCGACGATCCGCAAAGCCCGCGCCTGCGCCGCTTCCTCGCCGAAGTGCTGTGA
- the cydX gene encoding cytochrome bd-I oxidase subunit CydX, with protein MWYFSWVLGVGLACVFAILNAMWFEMREDRRLSALPAAPPAPDHQTRGDPAA; from the coding sequence ATGTGGTATTTTTCCTGGGTTCTCGGCGTCGGCCTTGCCTGCGTCTTCGCCATCCTCAACGCCATGTGGTTCGAGATGCGGGAGGACCGGCGCCTGTCGGCGCTCCCGGCGGCGCCTCCCGCGCCCGATCATCAAACACGCGGAGATCCGGCTGCATGA
- the hemN gene encoding oxygen-independent coproporphyrinogen III oxidase, translating into MSTDLLGRLARVQVPRYTSYPTAADFTPAVGPAEQASWLRQLPEEEEAVSVYLHVPYCREICYYCGCHAKAVRKEQPVEDYRRALEAEIALVATHLPARRKIARIAWGGGTPSILELAGLSSVIDVLKTHFDLEPGHEHAIELDPRVIDETFVEGLARLGVNRASLGVQDLDPDVQAAIGRVQPGETVAAAVRHLRNAGIGSINFDLIYGLPHQTEESLRATCHAVSALRPDRIAVYGYAHMPARRGNQRLIDAASLPDPEARLRQAGVVAQVFLDAGYVPIGIDHFARPDDSLAIAAGEKRLHRNFQGYTDDDRQTLLGFGCSSISRFSQGYVQSVTGIAPYKRAIADGRLPAARGHAFADEDCARADIIEALMCAFRVDLGSAARYADELALLRPYAAQGLIQMSSNVIAMTDKGRPFVRLIAAVFDSFRDAGPDGFSPSV; encoded by the coding sequence ATGAGCACGGATCTGCTTGGGCGCCTCGCCCGCGTACAGGTGCCACGCTACACCTCCTACCCGACCGCGGCCGACTTCACCCCGGCGGTCGGCCCCGCCGAGCAGGCGTCCTGGCTGCGGCAATTGCCGGAAGAGGAGGAGGCAGTGTCGGTCTATCTGCACGTGCCCTATTGCCGGGAGATCTGCTATTATTGCGGCTGCCACGCAAAGGCGGTCCGCAAGGAGCAGCCGGTCGAGGATTATCGGCGGGCGCTGGAGGCCGAGATCGCGCTCGTCGCTACGCATCTTCCCGCGCGGCGGAAGATCGCCCGCATCGCCTGGGGCGGCGGAACGCCGTCGATCCTCGAGCTTGCCGGGCTCTCTTCGGTGATCGACGTACTGAAAACGCATTTCGATCTCGAACCCGGCCACGAACATGCGATCGAGCTCGATCCCCGCGTCATCGACGAGACCTTCGTGGAGGGGCTCGCCCGGCTCGGGGTCAACCGCGCCAGCCTCGGAGTGCAGGATCTCGATCCCGATGTGCAGGCGGCCATCGGCCGGGTGCAGCCCGGAGAGACGGTTGCCGCAGCCGTCCGCCATCTGAGAAACGCCGGCATCGGCTCGATCAATTTCGACCTGATCTACGGCCTGCCGCACCAGACGGAAGAGAGCCTGCGCGCGACCTGCCACGCCGTCTCGGCGCTCCGGCCCGACCGCATCGCCGTTTACGGCTATGCCCATATGCCGGCGCGGCGCGGCAATCAAAGGCTGATCGACGCCGCGAGCCTGCCCGACCCCGAGGCGCGGTTGCGCCAGGCCGGCGTCGTCGCGCAGGTGTTTCTGGACGCGGGCTATGTGCCGATCGGTATCGATCATTTCGCCCGTCCCGACGACAGCCTCGCCATCGCGGCAGGCGAGAAGCGCCTTCACCGGAATTTTCAAGGCTATACCGATGACGACAGGCAGACGCTGCTCGGCTTCGGCTGCTCGTCTATCAGCCGCTTCTCGCAAGGCTATGTCCAGTCGGTGACCGGTATTGCCCCCTACAAGCGCGCCATTGCCGACGGACGCCTGCCGGCCGCACGCGGTCACGCTTTTGCCGACGAGGATTGCGCGCGTGCCGACATCATCGAGGCCCTGATGTGCGCGTTCCGCGTCGATCTCGGCTCGGCTGCGCGCTATGCGGACGAACTCGCGCTGCTGCGACCCTATGCCGCGCAGGGTCTGATCCAGATGAGCTCCAACGTCATCGCCATGACGGACAAGGGCCGCCCCTTCGTCCGCCTGATCGCCGCCGTCTTCGACAGCTTCCGGGACGCCGGCCCGGACGGGTTCAGCCCGTCCGTCTAA
- a CDS encoding DUF982 domain-containing protein — MSNDWNKGVTLALEGPGTFTTITNNQQASWALIEDWPLEDGEALDAALLTLEAAMKGKKSAEAARLSFIAAAHEAGIEIKE; from the coding sequence TTGAGCAATGACTGGAACAAGGGTGTAACGCTTGCGCTGGAAGGGCCGGGAACGTTCACCACGATCACCAACAATCAGCAGGCCTCCTGGGCGCTGATCGAAGACTGGCCGCTCGAAGACGGCGAAGCGCTGGATGCGGCGCTTCTGACGCTGGAGGCCGCAATGAAGGGCAAGAAGTCGGCGGAAGCCGCGCGGTTGTCCTTCATTGCCGCCGCCCATGAAGCCGGCATCGAGATCAAGGAATAG
- a CDS encoding ABC transporter substrate-binding protein, which translates to MTPAASPKISLPARLRTAALAVTLALSGGLVFSGNVATSALAAENPYGLIDPQTISVGTMGDAKPYTFTTVDGGFTGFDIELFLDIAKRMGFTKDQVIFTGQEFSALMPSVANGRFDVAVAAIGTTDKRKQTVDFSDGYLAGYLSVVTPEAAITDAASLKGKRLGVVQGTLQEIYAEKTFTGTDLVKFPDNNSAISGLNNGTVDAHFLDYEAAKDYTTRYPALKVAINIPSFDAPAGFVIRKGNDALRTAFNKALHEAMQDGTWKTLYEKWFPGSPMPDAYLPKK; encoded by the coding sequence ATGACCCCTGCAGCTTCGCCGAAAATCTCGCTCCCCGCACGCCTGCGAACGGCAGCCCTTGCCGTGACGCTCGCTCTTTCCGGCGGCCTCGTGTTTTCGGGCAATGTGGCCACGTCGGCGCTGGCCGCCGAGAACCCCTACGGCCTGATCGACCCGCAAACCATCAGCGTCGGCACGATGGGCGACGCCAAGCCCTATACCTTCACCACGGTCGATGGCGGCTTCACCGGTTTCGATATCGAGCTGTTCCTCGATATCGCCAAGCGCATGGGCTTCACGAAGGATCAGGTCATCTTCACGGGCCAGGAATTCTCCGCTTTGATGCCATCCGTTGCCAACGGCCGGTTCGACGTTGCCGTTGCCGCCATCGGCACGACAGACAAGCGCAAGCAGACGGTCGATTTCTCGGACGGCTATCTCGCCGGTTACCTCTCCGTCGTCACGCCGGAGGCCGCGATCACCGATGCAGCCTCCCTCAAGGGCAAGCGCCTCGGCGTGGTGCAGGGAACCTTGCAGGAGATCTATGCGGAAAAGACGTTCACCGGCACCGATCTCGTCAAGTTCCCGGACAATAATTCCGCGATTTCGGGCCTCAACAACGGCACCGTCGATGCGCATTTCCTCGATTACGAGGCCGCGAAGGACTACACGACACGCTATCCCGCGCTGAAGGTCGCCATCAATATCCCGAGCTTCGACGCGCCGGCCGGCTTCGTCATCCGCAAGGGCAACGACGCCCTGCGGACAGCGTTCAACAAGGCTCTCCATGAGGCCATGCAGGACGGCACCTGGAAGACGCTCTATGAGAAGTGGTTCCCCGGCTCGCCGATGCCGGATGCCTACCTCCCCAAGAAGTGA
- a CDS encoding NAD(P)/FAD-dependent oxidoreductase: MPDNTISSAVIIGAGIFGVSTAVQLLRRGVSVTLVNDGPVANGASGRSLSWLNSARMRSNPYHLLRMAGIDRYRTLASRIGPVDWLHFDGGLTWDADDETNEIAAAYAHEVSLAYDAQHLAPGDVATVTPGVDASAITGNAAIFNPGEGWVDLPSLIALLLADFTALGGTLVTTEGSASVIVENDRATGVQTKAGMRHMADAVLIATGPAVPAMAADLGATILDGTPIALLVTTKPLDHPLKAVLNTPRVAVRPAPGGAFVIDADWAADEVVSHADGSYAVKDATISGLLAEASSVLAGHPRLELASFAAGRKPIPHDGDPVLGMLPNLPGCHVAFSHSGATLGLIVGELTAYEMATGQRHPLLETFRPERFGA, from the coding sequence ATGCCCGACAACACCATCTCTTCCGCCGTCATCATCGGTGCCGGCATCTTCGGCGTCTCGACAGCCGTGCAGCTTCTGCGGCGCGGCGTTTCCGTCACCCTCGTGAATGACGGCCCGGTCGCCAACGGCGCTTCCGGCCGCTCCCTGTCCTGGCTGAACTCCGCCCGCATGCGCTCCAACCCCTATCATCTGCTGCGCATGGCCGGCATCGACCGATACAGGACGCTGGCGAGCCGCATCGGCCCTGTCGACTGGCTCCACTTCGATGGCGGACTGACCTGGGACGCCGATGACGAGACCAACGAGATCGCCGCGGCCTATGCCCATGAAGTGTCGCTTGCCTACGACGCGCAGCATCTGGCGCCCGGCGACGTTGCCACGGTGACGCCCGGCGTCGATGCCTCCGCCATCACCGGCAATGCGGCGATCTTCAATCCCGGCGAAGGCTGGGTCGATCTGCCATCGCTCATTGCATTGCTGCTCGCCGATTTCACCGCTCTCGGCGGCACGCTCGTCACCACCGAGGGCAGCGCCAGCGTCATCGTCGAGAACGACCGCGCGACGGGCGTGCAAACGAAAGCCGGCATGCGGCATATGGCGGATGCCGTGCTGATCGCCACCGGCCCTGCCGTGCCGGCCATGGCTGCCGACCTCGGCGCGACGATCCTCGATGGCACCCCCATCGCCCTTCTGGTCACGACGAAGCCGCTCGACCATCCGCTGAAGGCCGTGCTCAACACGCCTCGCGTCGCCGTGCGTCCCGCACCGGGCGGCGCCTTCGTTATCGATGCGGACTGGGCCGCAGACGAGGTCGTCTCGCATGCGGACGGCTCCTACGCGGTGAAAGACGCGACGATATCGGGCCTTCTGGCCGAGGCGTCCAGCGTCCTTGCCGGCCATCCCAGGCTGGAACTCGCCTCCTTTGCCGCCGGGCGCAAGCCTATCCCGCACGATGGCGATCCGGTGCTGGGCATGCTGCCGAACCTCCCGGGCTGCCACGTCGCCTTCAGCCACAGCGGCGCGACGCTCGGCCTCATCGTCGGCGAACTCACCGCCTATGAAATGGCAACCGGCCAGCGCCACCCGCTGCTCGAAACCTTCCGGCCGGAGCGCTTCGGCGCCTGA
- a CDS encoding DUF4394 domain-containing protein yields the protein MKTVRFALIASTLLVAGTSSLLAAPVLGLTGDKTLVMFDTEKPAVTKSMDVTGVDKLVGIDFRPGNKTVIGVTPENEIVSINLETGAATSVAKMDKMLTMTAAPVVIDFNPMADRLRFMTGTTNHRVHPDTGAVTVDGALAYEDGDMHKGETPEIVAAAYTNSIGKPEKTAMYNIDATIGALIQQTKPNDGTLKAIGKLGLKDKPATYAFDIQGMESGGNAAYLAAGKTLYTVNLETGAATEVGAITGLDNDLRDIAILPAM from the coding sequence ATGAAGACCGTTCGTTTCGCCTTGATCGCCTCCACCCTTCTCGTTGCCGGCACCAGCAGCCTTCTTGCCGCGCCCGTCCTCGGCCTCACCGGCGACAAGACCCTCGTCATGTTCGACACGGAGAAGCCCGCCGTCACAAAGAGCATGGATGTTACGGGCGTCGACAAGCTCGTCGGCATCGACTTCCGCCCCGGAAACAAGACCGTCATCGGCGTCACCCCGGAGAACGAGATCGTCTCGATCAACCTCGAGACGGGTGCTGCGACGTCGGTCGCCAAGATGGACAAGATGCTGACGATGACGGCCGCGCCCGTGGTGATCGATTTCAACCCGATGGCCGACCGTCTGCGCTTCATGACCGGCACCACCAACCACCGCGTCCACCCGGATACCGGCGCCGTCACGGTCGATGGCGCGCTCGCATACGAGGACGGCGACATGCACAAGGGCGAGACGCCCGAGATCGTCGCTGCGGCCTACACGAACTCGATCGGCAAGCCGGAGAAGACGGCGATGTACAACATCGACGCGACGATCGGCGCCCTGATCCAGCAGACGAAGCCGAATGACGGCACCTTGAAAGCCATCGGCAAGCTCGGCCTGAAGGACAAGCCGGCCACCTATGCCTTCGACATTCAGGGCATGGAAAGCGGTGGCAACGCCGCTTATCTCGCCGCCGGCAAGACGCTCTACACGGTGAACCTTGAGACCGGCGCCGCCACCGAAGTCGGTGCGATCACAGGTCTCGACAATGATCTGCGCGATATCGCGATCCTGCCGGCGATGTAA
- a CDS encoding LacI family DNA-binding transcriptional regulator, producing MKEPQPKTTAATVADVARLSGVSKATAARVLGGYGTVSDKARDAVMLAAQELDYRPNELARSMTTGRSGTIGVVVGDIENPFFGSAVRGISDAARASGFNVVLANSGEDVAAERAAIETLVAKRVDGLIVSPAQDSAIGHLEEIGQAGRPLVLLDRAIAALAVDSVTADDRQAAEAVTRLLVERGHREIAYVTACDTPTHHYRDTSDILTASVRERIEGFLEVGAQAGIAEMPRWVRLGANTPEATRRLTIDLLREGTPPSAIIASDSLIALEIFKVGRQLGIEMPEALSLVTFHDAAWTAVTTPPVTVVRQPVYEMGEAAAKMLIERLSGEPCAPRHLVLPTLLVERGSVAVRGNQSAGPRIRSL from the coding sequence ATGAAAGAACCTCAGCCGAAAACGACCGCTGCAACGGTGGCAGACGTGGCGCGACTGTCAGGCGTATCGAAAGCCACCGCTGCGCGCGTGCTTGGCGGCTACGGAACCGTCAGCGACAAGGCGCGGGATGCGGTGATGCTGGCTGCGCAGGAGCTCGATTATCGGCCCAACGAATTGGCCCGCAGCATGACCACCGGCCGCTCGGGAACGATCGGCGTCGTCGTCGGCGATATTGAGAACCCGTTTTTCGGGTCGGCCGTGCGGGGCATTTCGGATGCGGCCCGGGCGAGCGGCTTCAATGTCGTCCTTGCCAATTCCGGTGAGGATGTTGCGGCCGAGCGCGCGGCGATCGAGACCTTGGTGGCCAAGCGGGTCGATGGCCTGATCGTGTCGCCGGCGCAGGACAGTGCGATCGGCCATCTCGAAGAGATCGGGCAGGCGGGCCGGCCGCTGGTCCTGCTGGATCGCGCCATCGCCGCGCTGGCGGTCGACAGCGTCACGGCGGACGACCGGCAGGCCGCGGAAGCCGTAACGCGCCTGCTGGTCGAGCGTGGCCACCGCGAGATCGCCTATGTCACGGCCTGCGATACGCCGACGCACCACTATCGCGACACGAGCGACATCCTGACGGCATCCGTGCGCGAACGCATCGAGGGGTTCCTTGAGGTCGGCGCGCAGGCCGGCATCGCCGAGATGCCGCGATGGGTGCGGCTGGGTGCCAACACGCCGGAGGCGACGCGCCGGTTGACGATCGACCTGCTGCGCGAGGGCACGCCCCCCAGCGCCATCATCGCGTCTGACAGCCTCATCGCACTGGAGATCTTCAAGGTGGGGCGCCAGCTAGGCATCGAAATGCCGGAGGCCCTGTCGCTCGTCACCTTCCACGACGCGGCATGGACGGCGGTGACGACGCCACCGGTCACGGTCGTCCGCCAGCCTGTCTACGAAATGGGAGAGGCGGCCGCGAAAATGCTGATCGAAAGGCTGAGCGGTGAGCCGTGTGCGCCGCGACATCTGGTCCTTCCGACCCTGCTGGTGGAACGCGGGTCCGTCGCGGTCCGGGGCAACCAATCCGCCGGTCCCCGCATCCGGAGCTTGTAA
- a CDS encoding branched-chain amino acid ABC transporter substrate-binding protein, translating into MTLKTITAALAATLAFSPLAATAAHADITIGLVAPLTGPVAAIGAQIKNGAETAVEELNKKGGVNGEKLVLKIADDAGEPKQGVSAANQLIAEDIRFVVGPVTSGVSIPASVAFAENGTLMVTPTATSPELTARGLTTVFRTCGRDDQQADVAAKYVVENFKGKKIAILNDKGQYGKGLADAFKTSLNAAGITEIFNDALTAGDKDFSALVTRMKAEGVEVLYFGGYHPEAGLLVRQMKDAGMTVQLIAGDGLSNSEFIATGGDDANGTIYTNAADALKSADSKAAADALTAKNIPVEAFTLNAYAAVEVIAAGITKAGSKDDAEAVAQALKDGTPIKTAIGDLTYGETGDLTSQSFSVYKWEGGKTVAAE; encoded by the coding sequence ATGACATTGAAGACAATCACCGCGGCGTTGGCGGCAACGCTTGCCTTTTCGCCGCTTGCGGCAACGGCCGCCCATGCCGATATCACCATCGGCCTCGTCGCACCGCTGACGGGTCCGGTTGCCGCCATCGGCGCTCAGATCAAGAACGGCGCGGAAACAGCCGTCGAGGAGCTGAACAAGAAGGGCGGCGTCAATGGCGAAAAGCTCGTTCTCAAGATTGCCGACGATGCCGGCGAGCCGAAGCAGGGCGTCTCCGCTGCCAACCAGCTGATCGCCGAGGACATCCGCTTCGTGGTCGGCCCGGTCACGTCGGGCGTTTCGATCCCCGCCTCCGTCGCCTTTGCCGAGAACGGCACGCTGATGGTCACCCCCACCGCGACGTCGCCGGAACTGACCGCGCGCGGCCTCACCACCGTCTTTCGCACCTGCGGCCGGGACGACCAGCAGGCGGACGTTGCCGCGAAGTATGTCGTCGAGAACTTCAAGGGCAAGAAGATCGCGATCCTCAACGACAAGGGTCAGTACGGCAAGGGCCTTGCCGATGCCTTCAAGACCTCGCTGAACGCCGCCGGCATCACGGAGATCTTCAACGATGCGCTGACGGCCGGCGACAAGGATTTCAGTGCGCTCGTGACACGCATGAAGGCGGAAGGCGTCGAGGTTCTCTACTTCGGCGGTTACCACCCGGAAGCGGGCCTTCTGGTGCGCCAGATGAAGGATGCCGGCATGACCGTGCAGCTGATCGCCGGCGATGGCCTGTCGAACAGCGAGTTCATCGCCACCGGCGGCGATGACGCCAACGGCACCATCTATACCAATGCCGCCGACGCGCTGAAGAGCGCCGACAGCAAGGCCGCAGCCGACGCGCTGACGGCGAAGAACATTCCGGTCGAAGCCTTCACGCTCAATGCCTATGCCGCCGTCGAAGTCATCGCCGCCGGCATCACCAAAGCGGGCAGCAAGGACGATGCCGAAGCCGTCGCGCAGGCCCTGAAGGACGGGACCCCCATCAAGACCGCCATCGGCGATCTGACCTACGGCGAAACCGGCGACCTCACCTCGCAGAGCTTCTCCGTGTACAAGTGGGAAGGCGGCAAGACCGTCGCCGCCGAGTAA
- a CDS encoding sigma-70 family RNA polymerase sigma factor produces MGAAPDDLTTALAACAKGDRTALRAIFDREAGRLVTIAERIVRRRDLAEEVVQESFIRIWTQAHQYQPDRGSARGWIYAIVRNRALNLLRDGKREYTVEDVEVLRERDQVDHVMAAWHQLDRTSRLHDCLGALDDTKRRGILMAYIGGYSHGEIAGRLRIPLGTTKSWIRRGLSALRECMT; encoded by the coding sequence ATGGGCGCAGCGCCGGACGATCTGACGACGGCACTGGCCGCCTGCGCCAAGGGTGATCGCACAGCATTGCGCGCCATCTTCGATCGGGAGGCCGGCCGTCTGGTGACGATTGCCGAGCGTATCGTGCGGCGGCGTGATCTTGCCGAAGAGGTGGTTCAGGAAAGCTTCATCCGCATCTGGACGCAGGCCCATCAGTATCAGCCGGATCGCGGCTCTGCCCGCGGCTGGATCTACGCCATCGTTCGCAACCGCGCCCTCAACCTGCTGCGCGACGGAAAGCGGGAATATACCGTCGAAGATGTCGAGGTCCTGCGCGAGCGCGATCAGGTGGATCACGTCATGGCGGCCTGGCACCAGCTCGATCGAACCTCCCGGCTTCACGATTGCCTGGGTGCTCTCGACGACACCAAAAGGCGCGGCATTCTCATGGCCTATATCGGCGGATATTCCCATGGCGAGATCGCCGGCCGGCTGCGTATTCCACTCGGCACGACGAAGTCCTGGATCCGGCGCGGTCTTTCCGCATTGCGGGAGTGCATGACATGA
- a CDS encoding anti-sigma factor has product MSEDRTDIGIIADEYVLGLLDAMQARQVEADIERDPDLKAAIAASRERFLPLDDTAEPTVLGDDLWSRIDAALPAQDSRTEAVHKPTANDNRPGGWRATALAAMAAAVILAVALSFNLMRTVEPLVVAVLVNEAGDVKAIVEDFGNENAAVRLLADFTVPEGKTIEVWTLPSAERGPVSLGLIDDARSVRLNGPSLPEPHDSQLYELTLEQAGGSPTGRPTGLILAKGFAKIAR; this is encoded by the coding sequence ATGAGCGAAGACCGGACCGATATCGGCATCATTGCCGACGAATATGTGCTGGGCTTGCTGGATGCGATGCAGGCGCGACAGGTCGAGGCCGATATCGAGCGCGATCCTGACCTCAAGGCCGCGATCGCCGCCAGCCGGGAGCGTTTTCTGCCGCTGGACGACACGGCGGAGCCAACCGTTCTCGGTGACGATCTCTGGAGCCGCATCGATGCCGCGCTGCCGGCGCAGGATTCGCGGACTGAGGCCGTACACAAGCCGACGGCAAACGACAACAGGCCTGGCGGCTGGCGGGCGACGGCGCTCGCGGCCATGGCCGCGGCCGTCATTCTTGCCGTGGCACTTTCGTTCAACCTCATGCGCACCGTCGAACCGCTCGTCGTCGCGGTGCTCGTCAACGAGGCCGGCGATGTGAAGGCGATCGTGGAGGATTTCGGCAACGAGAATGCCGCCGTGCGGCTGCTGGCGGACTTTACGGTTCCCGAGGGCAAGACGATCGAGGTCTGGACCCTGCCGTCGGCCGAACGCGGCCCGGTCTCGCTCGGTCTGATCGATGACGCCCGCTCTGTGCGCCTGAACGGGCCTTCCTTGCCCGAGCCGCATGACAGCCAGCTCTACGAGCTCACGCTGGAGCAGGCTGGCGGCTCCCCGACCGGCAGGCCGACCGGCCTGATCCTCGCAAAGGGATTTGCCAAGATCGCGCGGTAA